The Manihot esculenta cultivar AM560-2 chromosome 1, M.esculenta_v8, whole genome shotgun sequence genome has a window encoding:
- the LOC110626915 gene encoding polyadenylate-binding protein-interacting protein 11, with the protein MAVVENAGVDLGMTVGSSSSLDSSMSSSASDQDQLNPNQNHHSLLPIDNGVSIQPLYMKVHVQPSPNGKPQHPPPPNLQVAHHYPSHHQRSNGGGGDLQMDGDVEKSYERDIRELQELFSKLNPMAEEFVPPSLANSNGNYHGLNGLHMGSYTNDNNDCLVSGTRNEQVNGNAGRRKKNYNQVKRRMNSRTSMAQREEIIRRTVYVSDIDQQVTEEQLAALFVGCGQVVDCRICGDPNSVLRFAFIEFTDEEGARTALNLAGTMLGYYPMRVLPSKTAIAPVNSTFLPRNDDEREMCTRTIYCTNIDKKVTQADVKLFFESVCGEVYRLRLLGDYHHSTRIAFVEFVMAESAIAALNCSGVVLGSLPIRVSPSKTPVRPRPPRLPMH; encoded by the exons ATGGCCGTTGTAGAGAATGCGGGTGTGGATTTGGGGATGACTGTGGGCTCATCATCCAGTCTAGATTCGAGTATGTCATCGTCAGCCAGCGATCAGGACCAGCTCAACCCCAATCAGAACCACCATTCACTGTTGCCCATCGACAACGGTGTCTCGATTCAGCCCCTCTACATGAAGGTCCACGTTCAACCGTCGCCCAACGGCAAGCCTCAGCATCCGCCGCCGCCGAATCTGCAGGTGGCCCATCATTATCCTTCTCATCATCAGCGATCCAACGGCGGCGGAGGTGATTTACAGATGGATGGGGATGTGGAAAAGAGCTACGAGAGGGATATAAGAGAGCTGCAGGAGTTGTTCTCTAAGCTGAATCCCATGGCTGAGGAGTTTGTGCCTCCTTCTCTTGCTAATAGCAATGGCAATTATCATGGACTTAATGGGCTCCATATGGGGTCGTATACTAATGACAACAACGACTGCTTGGTGAGCGGCACTAGAAATGAACAAGTGAATGGAAATGCTGGTCGAAGG AAGAAAAACTATAATCAAGTGAAACGGAGAATGAACAGCAGGACAAGTATGGCCCAGAGGGAGGAGATAATTCGCAGGACTGTATATGTGTCTGACATTGATCAACAG GTCACTGAAGAGCAGCTTGCCGCCCTATTTGTTGGCTGTGGGCAG GTGGTGGACTGCCGAATCTGTGGTGATCCAAATTCTGTACTTCGTTTTGCCTTTATTGAATTCACTGATGAAG AAGGTGCAAGGACTGCTTTGAATCTCGCTGGAACAATGCTTGGATACTATCCTATGAGGGTGCTGCCCTCAAAAACAGCTATTGCACCAGTTAATTCAACCTTTTTGCCTAGG AATGATGATGAACGTGAAATGTGCACCAGAACAATTTACTGTACAAACATTGATAAGAAG GTTACTCAAGCGGATGTTAAACTCTTTTTCGAATCTGTTTGTGGAGAG GTTTATCGCCTGAGGCTGCTAGGGGACTATCATCATTCTACTCGTATTGCTTTTGTGGAGTTTGTGATG GCTGAAAGTGCAATAGCTGCTCTCAACTGTAGCGGTGTTGTTCTTGGATCATTGCCAATAAG GGTAAGCCCATCGAAAACACCAGTTAGGCCACGTCCTCCTCGTCTTCCCATGCATTAA